One Setaria italica strain Yugu1 chromosome I, Setaria_italica_v2.0, whole genome shotgun sequence DNA window includes the following coding sequences:
- the LOC101783809 gene encoding putative multidrug resistance protein isoform X2 codes for MPASSPDMDGEATEKEAAPAPAPPPAGGSPSMSVFAHADKVDVVLMLLGLVGAVGDGISYPLTLILFIRITNDIGHGPDLLQEFSSRINASARNLVFLALAFWVMAFLEGYCWARTAERQASRMRARYLQAVLRQDVEYFDLRTGSMSEVVTGVSNDSLVIQDALAEKLPNFVMNAAMFLGCYVLALAAVWRLTLVALPSVLLLVVPGIVYGRILVGIARRIREQYARPGAIAEQAVSSARTVYSFAAERSTVARFAAALEESMRLGLKQGLAKGLAIGSNAVTFAISAFTLWYGSRLVMYHGYQGGAVFSVSSAIVNGGLALGSGLSSVKYLSEAISAAERIQEVIRRVPKIDSGSDAGEDLPNVAGDVEFKNVEFCYPSRPESPVLVSFSLRVPAGRTVALVGSSGSGKSTVIALLERFYDPSSGEVLLDGVDIRRLRLKWLRAQMGLVSQEPVLFATTIRENILFGKEDATAEEVIAAAKAANAHDFIAQLPQGYDTQVGEGGIQMSGGQKQRIAIARAIVKSPKILLLDEATSALDTESEHVVQEALDLASTGRTTIIIAHRLSTIRNADMIVVMQCGEVMELGSHDELVGNEDGLYKSLTQLQQTSYSSEVDKANGVSSASFDVGQSNSHNMSRRFSSASRPSSVQSLGDTRDDNAEKLTLHAPSFKRLLMLNAPEWKQAVMGSFSAIVCGGIQPAHAYGLGSVVSAYFLTDHAEIKEKTRTYVLFFVALAVASFLLSIVQHYNFGVMGERLTKRIREHMLTKILTFEIAWFDHEENSTGAICSQLAKDANAVTCGRPDGSSDPGCFFRACFLDYGFGYRLALGRRNDSSATTNHYWLLRSPCPTEEHVQEIDKSTVRGQQASSGGHLQLPDRHCLLIPGSHPTPL; via the exons ATGCCAGCGAGCTCTCCAGACATGGATGGAGAGGCAACCGAGAAggaggccgcgccggcgccggcgccgccgccagcagggGGGTCGCCGTCCATGTCGGTGTTCGCGCACGCAGACAAGGTGGACGTGGTCCTGATGCTGCTAGGCCTGGTGGGCGCTGTGGGCGACGGCATATCGTATCCACTGACGTTGATCCTGTTCATTCGCATCACCAACGACATTGGCCACGGCCCCGACCTCCTCCAAGAGTTCAGCTCCAGGATCAACGCG AGCGCGAGGAACCTCGTCTTCTTGGCATTAGCTTTCTGGGTCATGGCGTTCCTAG AGGGTTACTGCTGGGCGCGGACGgcggagcggcaggcgtcgcGGATGCGGGCGCGGTACCTCCAGGCGGTGCTCCGGCAGGACGTGGAGTACTTCGACCTCAGGACCGGCTCCATGTCGGAGGTGGTCACCGGCGTCTCCAACGACAGTCTCGTCATCCAGGACGCGCTGGCCGAGAAGCTCCCAAACTTCGTGATGAACGCCGCCATGTTCCTCGGGTGCTACGTCCTCGCTCTCGCGGCCGTGTGGAGGCTGACGCTGGTGGCGCTGCCGTCCGTGCTGCTGCTCGTCGTCCCCGGGATCGTCTACGGCCGCATCCTCGTCGGCATCGCGCGCCGGATCAGGGAGCAGTACGCGCGCCCGGGCGCCATCGCGGAGCAGGCCGTGTCGTCGGCGCGCACCGTGTACTCGTTCGCGGCGGAGAGGAGCACCGTGGCGCggttcgccgccgcgctcgaggAGTCCATGCGGCTGGGGCTCAAGCAGGGGCTCGCCAAGGGCCTCGCCATTGGCAGCAATGCCGTCACCTTCGCCATCTCAGCGTTCACCCTCTGGTACGGCAGCCGCCTCGTCATGTACCACGGCTACCAGGGCGGCGCTGTTTTCAGTGTCTCCAGCGCCATCGTCAATGGCGGCCT GGCGTTGGGGTCGGGGCTGTCGAGTGTGAAATACTTGTCAGAGGCAATCTCGGCGGCAGAGAGGATCCAGGAGGTGATCCGGCGGGTGCCCAAGATCGACTCGGGGAGCGACGCCGGCGAGGACCTGCCCAATGTCGCCGGCGATGTGGAGTTCAAGAACGTCGAGTTCTGCTACCCATCGCGGCCGGAGAGCCCCGTCTTGGTGAGCTTCAGCCTGCGCGTGCCAGCGGGGCGCACCGTGGCGCTGGTTGGCAGCAGCGGATCGGGGAAGTCAACGGTGATAGCACTACTGGAGCGTTTCTATGACCCATCATCCGGGGAGGTCCTGCTGGACGGCGTCGACATCCGGCGGCTGCGGCTCAAGTGGCTTCGCGCGCAGATGGGGCTCGTCAGCCAGGAGCCGGTGCTGTTCGCGACGACGATACGGGAGAACATACTGTTCGGCAAGGAAGACGCCACCGCGGAGGAGGTCATCGCCGCTGCCAAGGCTGCCAACGCTCACGACTTCATCGCCCAGCTGCCGCAGGGCTACGACACCCAG GTGGGTGAAGGGGGTATCCAGATGTCCGGAGGGCAGAAGCAGAGGATTGCTATTGCCAGAGCAATCGTCAAGTCACCCAAGATCCTTCTCCTGGATGAAGCCACTAGTGCATTGGACACGGAATCAGAGCATGTTGTGCAAGAGGCGCTTGACCTAGCCTCCACGGGGCGGACTACTATTATTATTGCACATCGCCTCTCAACCATCCGAAATGCAGACATGATCGTCGTCATGCAATGTGGTGAAGTCATGGAGCTAGGCTCCCATGATGAGCTTGTTGGCAATGAAGATGGCCTCTACAAATCGCTTACTCAACTTCAGCAAACCAGTTACTCGAGTGAGGTTGACAAGGCCAATGGAGTCAGCAGTGCATCTTTTGATGTCGGGCAGTCCAACAGCCACAATATGAGCAGGAGGTTCTCTTCTGCTAGCAGGCCAAGCTCGGTTCAGTCGCTGGGTGACACGAGAGACGACAACGCCGAGAAGCTCACCCTTCATGCTCCGTCCTTCAAAAGACTACTTATGCTTAATGCACCAGAGTGGAAGCAGGCGGTGATGGGCAGCTTTAGCGCAATTGTGTGTGGAGGCATCCAGCCTGCTCATGCATATGGCTTGGGGAGTGTTGTCTCTGCTTACTTCTTGACAGACCATGCTGAGATCAAGGAAAAAACAAGGACCTATGTGCTCTTCTTCGTTGCTCTTGCAGTGGCATCGTTCTTACTAAGTATTGTACAGCACTACAACTTTGGTGTCATGGGGGAACGTCTCACCAAGAGGATAAGAGAACATATGCTCACAAAGATCCTCACATTTGAGATTGCATGGTTTGACCATGAAGAGAACTCCACTGGTGCCATATGCTCGCAGCTTGCTAAGGACGCCAACGCA GTCACTTGTGGGAGACCGGATGGCTCTAGCGATCCAGGTTGTTTCTTCCGTGCTTGTTTCCTGGACTATGGGTTTGGTTATCGCTTGGCGCTTGGCCGTCGTAATGATAGCAGCGCAACCACTAATCATTATTGGCTTCTACGCTCGCCGTGCCCTACTGAAGAACATGTCCAAGAGATCGATAAGAGCACAGTCCGAGGGCAGCAAGCTAGCAGCGGAGGCCATCTCCAACTTCCGGACCGTCACTGCCTTCTCATCCCAGGATCACATCCTACACCTCTTTGA
- the LOC101783809 gene encoding putative multidrug resistance protein isoform X1 — translation MPASSPDMDGEATEKEAAPAPAPPPAGGSPSMSVFAHADKVDVVLMLLGLVGAVGDGISYPLTLILFIRITNDIGHGPDLLQEFSSRINASARNLVFLALAFWVMAFLEGYCWARTAERQASRMRARYLQAVLRQDVEYFDLRTGSMSEVVTGVSNDSLVIQDALAEKLPNFVMNAAMFLGCYVLALAAVWRLTLVALPSVLLLVVPGIVYGRILVGIARRIREQYARPGAIAEQAVSSARTVYSFAAERSTVARFAAALEESMRLGLKQGLAKGLAIGSNAVTFAISAFTLWYGSRLVMYHGYQGGAVFSVSSAIVNGGLALGSGLSSVKYLSEAISAAERIQEVIRRVPKIDSGSDAGEDLPNVAGDVEFKNVEFCYPSRPESPVLVSFSLRVPAGRTVALVGSSGSGKSTVIALLERFYDPSSGEVLLDGVDIRRLRLKWLRAQMGLVSQEPVLFATTIRENILFGKEDATAEEVIAAAKAANAHDFIAQLPQGYDTQVGEGGIQMSGGQKQRIAIARAIVKSPKILLLDEATSALDTESEHVVQEALDLASTGRTTIIIAHRLSTIRNADMIVVMQCGEVMELGSHDELVGNEDGLYKSLTQLQQTSYSSEVDKANGVSSASFDVGQSNSHNMSRRFSSASRPSSVQSLGDTRDDNAEKLTLHAPSFKRLLMLNAPEWKQAVMGSFSAIVCGGIQPAHAYGLGSVVSAYFLTDHAEIKEKTRTYVLFFVALAVASFLLSIVQHYNFGVMGERLTKRIREHMLTKILTFEIAWFDHEENSTGAICSQLAKDANAVRSLVGDRMALAIQVVSSVLVSWTMGLVIAWRLAVVMIAAQPLIIIGFYARRALLKNMSKRSIRAQSEGSKLAAEAISNFRTVTAFSSQDHILHLFEETQDGPRKENIRQSWFAGLVLGTSLFIITCSFALDFWYGSKLMVERRITAKQLLQTFIIIVMTGRLIGEAGSMATDLAKGADAVAYVFAVLDRKTEIDSDNPEGYIPSKLKGEVEMLDVDFAYPSRPDVIIFKGFSLSIQPGKSTALVGKSGSGKSTIIGLIERFYDPTAGVVKIDSRDIRSYNLRALRQHIGLVSQEPALFAGTIKENIIYGTATASEAEIESAAKSANAHDFISSLKDGYNTSCGERGFQLSGGQKQRVAIARAILKNPAILLLDEATSALDSASEKVVQKALDRVMVGRTSVVVAHRLSTVQNCDKIAVLEGGRVVEDGTHASLMGKGRSGMYFGLVSLQQGATGTEIFASQE, via the exons ATGCCAGCGAGCTCTCCAGACATGGATGGAGAGGCAACCGAGAAggaggccgcgccggcgccggcgccgccgccagcagggGGGTCGCCGTCCATGTCGGTGTTCGCGCACGCAGACAAGGTGGACGTGGTCCTGATGCTGCTAGGCCTGGTGGGCGCTGTGGGCGACGGCATATCGTATCCACTGACGTTGATCCTGTTCATTCGCATCACCAACGACATTGGCCACGGCCCCGACCTCCTCCAAGAGTTCAGCTCCAGGATCAACGCG AGCGCGAGGAACCTCGTCTTCTTGGCATTAGCTTTCTGGGTCATGGCGTTCCTAG AGGGTTACTGCTGGGCGCGGACGgcggagcggcaggcgtcgcGGATGCGGGCGCGGTACCTCCAGGCGGTGCTCCGGCAGGACGTGGAGTACTTCGACCTCAGGACCGGCTCCATGTCGGAGGTGGTCACCGGCGTCTCCAACGACAGTCTCGTCATCCAGGACGCGCTGGCCGAGAAGCTCCCAAACTTCGTGATGAACGCCGCCATGTTCCTCGGGTGCTACGTCCTCGCTCTCGCGGCCGTGTGGAGGCTGACGCTGGTGGCGCTGCCGTCCGTGCTGCTGCTCGTCGTCCCCGGGATCGTCTACGGCCGCATCCTCGTCGGCATCGCGCGCCGGATCAGGGAGCAGTACGCGCGCCCGGGCGCCATCGCGGAGCAGGCCGTGTCGTCGGCGCGCACCGTGTACTCGTTCGCGGCGGAGAGGAGCACCGTGGCGCggttcgccgccgcgctcgaggAGTCCATGCGGCTGGGGCTCAAGCAGGGGCTCGCCAAGGGCCTCGCCATTGGCAGCAATGCCGTCACCTTCGCCATCTCAGCGTTCACCCTCTGGTACGGCAGCCGCCTCGTCATGTACCACGGCTACCAGGGCGGCGCTGTTTTCAGTGTCTCCAGCGCCATCGTCAATGGCGGCCT GGCGTTGGGGTCGGGGCTGTCGAGTGTGAAATACTTGTCAGAGGCAATCTCGGCGGCAGAGAGGATCCAGGAGGTGATCCGGCGGGTGCCCAAGATCGACTCGGGGAGCGACGCCGGCGAGGACCTGCCCAATGTCGCCGGCGATGTGGAGTTCAAGAACGTCGAGTTCTGCTACCCATCGCGGCCGGAGAGCCCCGTCTTGGTGAGCTTCAGCCTGCGCGTGCCAGCGGGGCGCACCGTGGCGCTGGTTGGCAGCAGCGGATCGGGGAAGTCAACGGTGATAGCACTACTGGAGCGTTTCTATGACCCATCATCCGGGGAGGTCCTGCTGGACGGCGTCGACATCCGGCGGCTGCGGCTCAAGTGGCTTCGCGCGCAGATGGGGCTCGTCAGCCAGGAGCCGGTGCTGTTCGCGACGACGATACGGGAGAACATACTGTTCGGCAAGGAAGACGCCACCGCGGAGGAGGTCATCGCCGCTGCCAAGGCTGCCAACGCTCACGACTTCATCGCCCAGCTGCCGCAGGGCTACGACACCCAG GTGGGTGAAGGGGGTATCCAGATGTCCGGAGGGCAGAAGCAGAGGATTGCTATTGCCAGAGCAATCGTCAAGTCACCCAAGATCCTTCTCCTGGATGAAGCCACTAGTGCATTGGACACGGAATCAGAGCATGTTGTGCAAGAGGCGCTTGACCTAGCCTCCACGGGGCGGACTACTATTATTATTGCACATCGCCTCTCAACCATCCGAAATGCAGACATGATCGTCGTCATGCAATGTGGTGAAGTCATGGAGCTAGGCTCCCATGATGAGCTTGTTGGCAATGAAGATGGCCTCTACAAATCGCTTACTCAACTTCAGCAAACCAGTTACTCGAGTGAGGTTGACAAGGCCAATGGAGTCAGCAGTGCATCTTTTGATGTCGGGCAGTCCAACAGCCACAATATGAGCAGGAGGTTCTCTTCTGCTAGCAGGCCAAGCTCGGTTCAGTCGCTGGGTGACACGAGAGACGACAACGCCGAGAAGCTCACCCTTCATGCTCCGTCCTTCAAAAGACTACTTATGCTTAATGCACCAGAGTGGAAGCAGGCGGTGATGGGCAGCTTTAGCGCAATTGTGTGTGGAGGCATCCAGCCTGCTCATGCATATGGCTTGGGGAGTGTTGTCTCTGCTTACTTCTTGACAGACCATGCTGAGATCAAGGAAAAAACAAGGACCTATGTGCTCTTCTTCGTTGCTCTTGCAGTGGCATCGTTCTTACTAAGTATTGTACAGCACTACAACTTTGGTGTCATGGGGGAACGTCTCACCAAGAGGATAAGAGAACATATGCTCACAAAGATCCTCACATTTGAGATTGCATGGTTTGACCATGAAGAGAACTCCACTGGTGCCATATGCTCGCAGCTTGCTAAGGACGCCAACGCA GTCAGGTCACTTGTGGGAGACCGGATGGCTCTAGCGATCCAGGTTGTTTCTTCCGTGCTTGTTTCCTGGACTATGGGTTTGGTTATCGCTTGGCGCTTGGCCGTCGTAATGATAGCAGCGCAACCACTAATCATTATTGGCTTCTACGCTCGCCGTGCCCTACTGAAGAACATGTCCAAGAGATCGATAAGAGCACAGTCCGAGGGCAGCAAGCTAGCAGCGGAGGCCATCTCCAACTTCCGGACCGTCACTGCCTTCTCATCCCAGGATCACATCCTACACCTCTTTGAGGAGACGCAAGATGGGCCGCGCAAGGAAAACATTCGACAATCATGGTTCGCTGGCCTTGTCCTTGGCACCTCCCTGTTCATCATAACATGCTCATTTGCCCTCGATTTTTGGTATGGCAGCAAGCTGATGGTTGAGCGCCGCATTACTGCCAAGCAACTCTTGCAGACCTTCATTATCATAGTGATGACAGGGCGTCTGATTGGAGAGGCAGGTAGCATGGCAACAGACCTTGCTAAGGGCGCTGATGCAGTTGCCTATGTGTTTGCTGTTCTTGATCGGAAAACAGAAATTGACTCTGACAATCCTGAGGGATACATCCCGAGTAAGCTTAAAGGTGAGGTGGAAATGTTGGATGTTGACTTTGCATACCcatccaggccagatgtgatCATCTTCAAAGGATTCTCCTTGAGCATACAACCAGGCAAGTCAACAGCGCTCGTTGGAAAGAGTGGCTCCGGTAAGTCAACCATCATTGGGCTTATCGAGCGATTCTACGACCCAACTGCGGGGGTGGTGAAGATTGACAGTAGAGACATAAGATCTTACAATCTCCGAGCCTTACGTCAACATATTGGGTTGGTTAGCCAGGAGCCAGCACTGTTTGCAGGTACGATCAAGGAGAACATCATATACGGCACAGCAACTGCAAGCGAGGCAGAGATTGAGAGTGCAGCAAAATCTGCCAATGCACATGACTTCATCAGCAGCCTCAAGGACGGGTACAACACATCCTGTGGCGAGCGAGGGTTTCAGCTATCGGGAGGGCAGAAGCAGCGCGTAGCGATCGCTCGCGCCATCCTCAAGAACCCAGCCATCTTGTTGCTGGACGAGGCCACGAGCGCGCTGGACAGCGCATCCGAGAAGGTGGTGCAGAAGGCACTGGACCGGGTGATGGTTGGAAGGACAAGTGTAGTGGTGGCACATAGGCTCAGCACTGTCCAAAACTGTGACAAGATCGCCGTGCTAGAGGGAGGAAGAGTTGTGGAGGATGGCACGCACGCATCCCTAATGGGCAAGGGTCGTTCTGGGATGTACTTTGGGCTGGTCAGTTTGCAGCAGGGTGCAACCGGCACTGAGATATTCGCTTCACAAGAGTAA